The Methylorubrum populi genome contains a region encoding:
- a CDS encoding DUF6088 family protein: MPSLAAQAQPDLRSRLLARIAEQPGDVWTPSDFADLASRDAIDKALQRLTAAGELRRIDRGLYDRPGINSLTARPTVPDYRAVTRAVARRDKARFIVDGMTAANDLGLTTAVPARIEVLVDARLKPIQLGKQEIHFKPAAASRLYWAGRPAMRVVQALHWLQDVLSHDDERTRVTEILRSLFADPKHGRAIRDDLRDGLSALPIWMQEFLRPMIVGEGPPP, from the coding sequence ATGCCGTCGCTTGCCGCCCAAGCCCAACCTGATCTGCGCAGCCGATTGCTCGCCCGCATCGCAGAGCAGCCCGGCGATGTCTGGACGCCCAGCGATTTCGCCGATCTCGCCAGCCGGGATGCGATCGACAAGGCCCTCCAGCGCCTGACTGCTGCTGGCGAACTCCGGCGTATCGACCGCGGCCTCTATGACCGCCCCGGCATCAACAGCTTGACCGCCCGGCCCACCGTTCCTGACTATCGTGCCGTGACCCGTGCCGTCGCCCGCCGCGACAAGGCCCGCTTCATTGTCGACGGCATGACCGCCGCAAACGACCTCGGCCTCACCACCGCCGTTCCCGCACGCATCGAGGTCCTCGTCGATGCTCGCCTCAAGCCCATCCAACTCGGCAAGCAGGAAATCCACTTCAAGCCCGCCGCCGCGAGCCGGCTCTACTGGGCCGGGCGGCCAGCGATGCGGGTGGTCCAGGCCCTTCACTGGCTGCAGGACGTCTTGAGCCACGACGACGAACGCACCCGCGTCACCGAGATCCTTCGCAGTCTGTTCGCAGATCCGAAGCACGGTCGGGCGATTCGCGACGATCTACGCGACGGCCTGTCGGCGCTGCCCATCTGGATGCAGGAGTTTCTTCGGCCAATGATCGTCGGCGAGGGCCCGCCCCCATGA
- a CDS encoding DUF736 domain-containing protein, which translates to MATIGSFTSTDNGFTGTIRTLTLNVRVKLVRIERPSDRGLHFRVFAAGNVELGAGWQRQSEETGRDYVSIKLDDPSFPAPIYANLVEVEGEDAMQLIWSRPNRD; encoded by the coding sequence ATGGCGACCATCGGCAGCTTCACCTCCACCGACAACGGCTTCACCGGCACGATCCGCACCCTCACCCTCAACGTCCGGGTCAAGCTGGTGCGCATCGAGCGGCCCTCGGACCGCGGCCTGCACTTCCGCGTCTTCGCGGCGGGCAACGTCGAGCTCGGGGCCGGCTGGCAGCGCCAGAGCGAGGAAACGGGCCGGGACTACGTCTCGATCAAGCTGGACGACCCGAGCTTCCCGGCGCCGATCTACGCCAACCTCGTCGAGGTGGAGGGTGAGGACGCCATGCAGCTGATCTGGTCTCGCCCGAACCGGGATTGA
- a CDS encoding IS4 family transposase, translated as MARTALEHALPAGWIDEVFEQHRQRQYTRELLFSTVVRLTMLVALGLRSSLHAAAREAEDLTVSLPALYDKVNRTEPDLLRALVRGSATRLAPVMTAAGTGHPSLPGYALRVLDGNHLPGSDKRLKPLRAHRGAALPGQTLVVYDPDTGLAVDLVAAEDAYADERALARALLDAAAPGQVWVADRHFCVRTWLQGLVEAGSHFVVRRHGNHPRLGAQGDWQACGSCETGTLCEQSITLEGSGDAWRRIALSLTAPTTEGDRTIWLWSNLPASVSAAQIAQVYRRRWRIEGLFLQMERVLHSEAGRLGRPRAALLGFAAAVLAHNVLSLLSACIEQVHGPEPRVSVFHLSRQIGAGYEGLMVALGHGSVLTGQEDAASVAARLLALAERVDPGRIATSPRGPKRKVDKPYVAAATARKHVATARVLEKAKLMAKKTP; from the coding sequence ATGGCCCGCACGGCCTTGGAACACGCGCTGCCGGCCGGCTGGATCGACGAGGTGTTCGAGCAGCATCGCCAGCGGCAATACACGCGGGAGTTGCTGTTCTCCACTGTCGTCAGGCTGACGATGCTCGTCGCTCTCGGCCTGCGCTCGTCGTTGCACGCCGCTGCGCGCGAAGCCGAAGACCTGACCGTCTCGCTGCCCGCCCTCTACGACAAGGTCAACCGCACCGAGCCCGACCTGCTGCGCGCCCTCGTGCGCGGCAGCGCGACCCGACTGGCCCCGGTGATGACCGCGGCGGGCACCGGCCATCCGAGCCTGCCGGGCTACGCACTGCGCGTGCTGGACGGCAACCATCTGCCCGGCAGCGACAAGCGCCTGAAGCCTCTGCGCGCGCATCGCGGCGCCGCCCTGCCGGGGCAGACCCTGGTCGTCTACGATCCCGATACCGGCCTGGCCGTCGATCTGGTGGCGGCCGAAGATGCTTATGCCGACGAACGGGCGCTGGCCCGGGCCCTCCTGGACGCTGCCGCGCCCGGTCAGGTCTGGGTCGCCGATCGGCACTTCTGTGTCCGGACCTGGCTGCAGGGTCTGGTTGAGGCAGGCAGCCACTTCGTGGTGCGTCGGCACGGCAACCATCCCCGCCTGGGCGCGCAGGGGGATTGGCAGGCGTGCGGCTCCTGCGAGACCGGCACACTGTGTGAGCAGAGCATTACGCTGGAGGGGAGCGGCGATGCGTGGCGGCGCATCGCGCTGAGCTTGACGGCGCCAACGACGGAGGGAGACCGGACGATCTGGCTGTGGAGCAACCTGCCGGCGAGCGTCAGTGCGGCGCAGATCGCGCAGGTGTATCGGCGACGCTGGCGGATCGAGGGTCTGTTCCTGCAGATGGAACGGGTGCTGCACAGCGAGGCCGGTCGCCTGGGTCGTCCGCGGGCGGCCCTGCTGGGGTTTGCCGCTGCCGTTCTGGCCCACAACGTGCTGAGCCTGCTGAGCGCGTGCATCGAGCAGGTGCACGGGCCCGAGCCGCGGGTCTCGGTGTTCCACCTGAGCCGTCAGATCGGTGCCGGCTACGAGGGGCTGATGGTGGCGCTCGGACACGGCTCTGTGTTGACGGGCCAGGAGGATGCGGCGAGCGTCGCGGCCCGCTTGCTCGCCTTGGCGGAGCGGGTCGACCCAGGGCGGATTGCAACCAGCCCGCGTGGTCCCAAGCGCAAGGTCGACAAGCCCTATGTAGCGGCGGCTACGGCCCGAAAACACGTCGCCACCGCCAGGGTCCTCGAAAAGGCCAAGCTAATGGCTAAGAAAACACCTTAA